aaattattaatgttatctcaagtaaacaataaaaaatgagttttctgaaaacggagttacctatttttgcaaatgaactcttcatatgtatatatatatatatatatatatatatatatatatgcttgtTTTATACAGTTCGTTGTtatactgttttattttttcgaAAGTACCAACAAAGTTTCATTGCagaaatgcaatgacaataaatattctCAAATCCTTGAAGGTTCTCAAAGTTTGTAGTGGTGTACATGGTACTAAGGTGTCAGACACACTGCTGAGAGAGAGGGCATGGAGAATCCTAAGTAATTCGTAAAGTCGACTTCCACTCTTGAACATGTTGTAGGATCACTCCACTCATACCCATGgttctccacagctgcagagaTGTCACTCAACTTGTTTTCATGTTATTCCCCAGATGAGGCATCCCTCCTGAGCACATGTAACTTCATTGTACTCATGTCCATGCTGCTTTCTCCATTCATCTTAATGTTACTCTCTCTAATCCGTGCTTTCACTCTGCTCAAGTTTGTTTTGCTATTTAACTTGATTCACTCTATGCTCATTCCTAGCTGCTGCAGCATCATGGAACTGATGTTTATACATCCCCTGACCTGCACTGGCATCACTTAACTTATATCCAACTTGTTTGTAAATATTTAGGTTCAAAAATGAtagttctgctgttttgtgtgcCCTTAAACAGTCTTCCTCAGTGTGAAAACACTACTTTAGAGGCACAATACAATAACTTGGTGGCTGAAGCGCATTTCTACTCTTTTGCAACACCACCACATGTCACATAACAGCAGAGGATTGTGTGTCAGAAGGGTTAGAGAAGCATATTGTAGGACATCCAGGTATTTTTGGTATACTACATGTGACATACTACAAATCTTTGTGGCACACCAAATAGCATGGTTATTTTGTACACATACAGTCATGGTTGTTGCTTGGCTCAGACAGGCTATTTCCTTGGAACCATTatttctgcagatatttaataCTTGAGCACTAGGACCTGTAGGGAGATATCTTTTGAGTCCATCTGTGtttaccatagactgtatatataatggacgtagcatctggctccagaattgaagccaacccggaagtgtcaaaaacttgcaatatcccgccgtccgctagggttggttccaaaaagcttttgctccatagaccccaattcatttttggaaaaaataaaatttgatagactgattttctacagctcaggattttttcccccgttagttttcatggtcaaaatgagagatcaggtggtcgatcttaaaataaatcaatactgaattttaaataaatcgttaaagttggcggagccagggggcgtggctatacttgacagacagcaacagaagcctctgcggtaaaatgtgggcgggataagagagttctcagccaatcctgcccctagttgctctccagtccagtctgtttgatgacgctttttacatcactggctccaaaaaaatccaaaacggcgacctggaagtagcaaaatccgggcttcattttctcgccattgaaaccaacgggtgacgtcacggttagttgaCACCTGGTGTTTACCTACCACACAGCGAATCATTAAGCTATCACTAATGACAGGCCACACAATGAATCTGGTACTTTCAGTTTTGGTGTGTTTCATGGCTGATTGatcttgtttttatgtttgaatgTGAAAATTAATCAAGGATCTGACACTTTGTACACTAATAAAGTTACAGTAAACTAAAGTTCCTGGTGATGATCTTTATTGCATAAAataagcaacaacaacagacataACCACCTTAAATTAGAATATATCAAATTATACATAACTACATCATTCATGTACTAATTCTTATTATTAAACATTGTCCACCTGCTACAGCAATTTAAACTCTGAAGATACAGAGGCACACATTGATGACCgtaaactatttaaaaaaaaaatatatatatatatatatatatatatatatatatatatagagaaaGAAACACTGACTGTGAAATTCATCAGTCAAACCTCCTGGTTATTAACCATTTACAGGAATGACTTCATGTCAAGCTTTCAATTGCACAATGCCTTTACCATTCAGAAGTGGAGTCAGAGCTTAACAACATGGCTTAAGGTGATCTTAAAAATAGAGGTTAAATAGAACAtaagagaaaataaatagaatagaaagcAGGTATCAGTTATTAATGATGTTAACTGACCAACATAAGTATACAGCAAGAAAATGGCGGGTGGCATAGTGACATTGTCAGcttggttccatcaggctgttCTGCTGTCAGAGGTCAGAAGGCCCACAGACCTATGTCTCTGACCTTCTTTAGCCTCATCCACCTGACGACGGCCCTCTCCTGCCAGGTCTCCAGGAGCAGGAGCCTCCTCCCTGTCCAGTCAGGGGATTGTAGtctgaaacagaagaaaagaatgCAGGAAATTGGTACAGGTGtcaaacacaccatttccctTCTGTCAACCAAATCTACACAGAAGAGATGTGCAtttagagaaaaacaaaacaggatagATCTGGTGGACAACCCACCAGGCAGTAGTAGGCCTGGAGCAGATAGATCTACAATGGAAACTTGGGGTTCTGTGAGACTGCATGACATACTTATGATCAGGGAGAACAAACAGGTTGTTAAATTAAGGAGTAGAATAATTTGTGCTGATTAACAGTGTCTCTCAATGAGGCATTGCTGGTAGGTGTATCAAAGACTTCAACAGAGCACCCCCCACTGATTTTGTCTGTGGTCAGCcgtaataaaaatgaaaagtagGCATTAACAACATACAGGTAATCCTACAGTCATGTAGAGTATTTAACCCCCCAAATCCATGACCAAAAACATAACCAAATTTAGTCAGTAACAGCTGAAACTCTGAGGTCACAATGATTTACATTGTATGCTATTGAGGAACACATGGTagacattaaaaatgtattcagttAAATCTCCAGGTCAGAGTGAGATCTAAATAAACTCAACcaaaaagtaacatttttacTTCTGCCTACTTAATCTGCCTTCACAACAACGACTCAGTGGCACTGATTTTATTAAGCCTGTTGTAAAATTCTCAGCTGCAATTCATCGAGAGAACAAATGCTCCCTCCCATTTTAGTCACATCAGTACCAGGTAGCCTCTTCAGCAAATGTGCCAGGCTTAGCAACCTTCCAGAAACGGCATCAGATGCATGTGCAACAGATATGGAAATTCCAGGGTGAAATGTGCTAAAGCGTCAGTACGATCTGACTGGTGAAGTAGATACGTACCAGCACTGCGAAGCGGCTTCTTGTCCGTCTTTGGTTTCAGCCGTGATGATGAGCTGGCCTCTTCAGTGGTCTGCAGTGATGGGTAATAATTGCATATTACATGGTGATGCACCATTCAAACCATAACCAAACCAATGTATGTGTAAGAAGTTAGCTCTGCTTAACATGTACAACATCTGATCTATTTTGCATTCTCAATGAgttgtatttttcatttgacaAGCAAAAACAGAGATTTACATTTGTGATAACATTTGTGCAATCTGCTATAGTAAAACATACTTCTAAAAAATTTCAAGAGTGAGAAGAAACTAAACAGATGTCAAACATGTTCAGACCAAACAATATCCATTCACTAGTGTTGTTCTGATTAAAAACATTCGACTGGCAAACTTTTATTGCACTGGTAGAGTTCAAATCAGAAACGAGTAGGACAAAGTGAATAGTTAGACgaagagtcaaaaatgacaggCTGCAGATCTCCAACTCCTCCATAagttttccatctctttttACTGTGCATTGTTGTGTGAAATGTCATGTGCAGCATAAAATCAGATCGCTTCTTTAGTTTGATGCAAGTTTGTTTGGCTTTTGAAAATAGATACACCAAATTCTTTTCTGAGAGTGGCAGCTCCAGGGTAAGGTTTTCATAGTGGCAAGAGCTCATATAATTAGAATATGGTGGAaaaagtttaatattttttatcaaacattgcttgaagtgaaaaatatgcAGTGCTTAAATCTGTTAGACCACCTGTCACAGAAACgagaaaacaaatatttcagaaatctgtcaaaaaatttgtttcaaactaaaaactgtaatgttatttatttgGCAAATAAACTAGAACAACTAAATAGTTCTTACTCACATATAGTAACTGCAAGTCTGAATATTTTGTACGACCTCCTTTGGCCCTGATAACAGCTTGCATTCTTGCTGCCGTTGTTTTTGCGCACTTTTCAACAGTCTCTTTGAAATTCAATGAATCTCAGATCTGCTCAATaggattcaagtctggactttgacttggcccgTCCATCAGTTCCACTACTCCAGATTCCTTTTTCTTTAGTGCTTTACtaattttttctgctttcttgtAAAACAGTGAATTTGGAAATTCATcgatgatcatcaaaattatattttagcaTTAAAGACAACATTTTGATTAAAGAGCTTGCACATACTGGCAGATTGAccattacagaaacataaaaaaaatattttggtaaTAAGCAATACTGAGAATTTAGGGCACCGGTGGCAAACACCTTACTCTAGGTGGTGGTCTAAGACATTTGTTAAATGCTGAATGTATTCCAGACTCAGTACacataaaactaaatattcTAAGCCTTTGTTTTAACTTTGATAACAGCGTATAGCTGATAAAATCCCCCCAAAATCAATCtcaaaatactgaaatatgttttttaaaatgacaaagatcAATTAAAAAGGGATTCACGATGAAAAAATACCCGATCTTTAAGAATATGTTCACATATGTTCTGTCAATAATGGGTTGGGGCTCCCTTTCACGATGCAGCTTGACATGAAGAAAATCAGTCAGCGGCACTGCTGAGGGGTGATGATGCTCAGGTTGCCTCGATATCTGCCCTCAGCTCTTCTTTCTTGTTGGGCCTGACACATCTCATTCTCTTCTCGACAACATTTAGATTTTCAATGATGTTCAGATCTGATGAGTTTGGCTGGCCAATTTATCACTGTAATGCCAAGGTCAGTGAGCTATTTCTGAGTGGTTATGGCAGTGTGGGGAGATGCAATGAGCAATGtctaatgaaaaaaataaaatttttccTCCCATATTCTAATGATATGAGATTATTAAAAACAGGTGTTGCAAGTTTATGCAAGACCTAATCTGAAGTATTATAACATGATTTCCTTTTACATTAAAACtacaaatgtccaaaatgaaaacatctgtTTAATATCCTGAACTGTGCAGCTCCTCTAAAATTTTAATGACATAAGGCCAACATTGCTGGTATTCTCCAGGCAAATGACTCCACTCAAGCACTTATACAAGCTTGTAGAATGAAGAAATGGGAAAAGATTGTTCAAAGCGATGCCAAAGCTATGTTAAGACAGCTAAGGCTAAATAGCTTGTTGAACCAATCAATAGGAATGCCCACAGAGCTAACATACTGGATGAGACAGCCACCAATCTCCAAGGAAATCTTTGGAAAAAGCTGGTTtcttataataaaataaaccctCAGCTGTTTGAATACTATTTGAAATGCTAATATGATCTTTAAAAGCATCCATTACAAAGTTACAGCTGTCGTCTGACTTAACTTTAACTCACCTGAGAAAGTTTGGCAGTTCCTTTGTAACTCTTTCCCTGCTGCATACTCTCCCAAACCTCTATCTTctgcctcctcttctcttcttcttgctGTCAACAACACATTAAACATTCTATTCAGGTCTGAAATCATGAACAGTTCAGCTTTCTTTCAAACATTTCCATTTCACTACTGCAcctgtttctgtttgtctctAAAGATGGCTGCCTTGGCATCAAGCTCCTCTTGCATTTTTCTCCGAGCAGCTTCCATGGCCTCTTGTCTTCTTGCCACAAATGCCgcatctttatttaaaaaatgttttcaaaaaagtaATGCACGATTGTTTACAACACATTTATCATTAACAGTGTAAGTACTTTAttaagaaaatatgaaaatagatTCTGTAGTTTGAACTTCTCCAATATGATAATTAGCAGCCTTCCTGTATTTTATGTACTTGCATATAGAACGTCTTTGGGATTTGGACTGTTCATGCCAATGGTGTAAATCTTCACATATCAACTATCTGAACCAAATATTGGAGGCCTacaacagaaatataaaaatctgaCTGAAGTAATCTGGTACTGTCAATGAGAGTATTTTGTAACAGATCAATTATTTTTGTGTTGGTGTAGCTCGTTAAATGTAGTTGAGGTGAAGTTTGAACTCCTGCTGGACTGGATATATTATTGTATTAAAAGACCAGTGAGTACATTTAGACGTTTCTATTAGCAAATACGAAATATAGTATTTACCAGTGTATAATCACCCATAACTATGAAATGCTATGTTTTTGGTGGCTTTGAATGAACCCCTCATTTCTACCTTCCATCATGTTTCTAACATAATACGTTCCAACTCTTCCCCTCTGGGAGGTGCTACAGAGCACTAAAAATCAATGATGTGATGAACATTTTAATTAGACAGAAGCATCTTCTTCTGATTGCCAAACTGTTGGAGAAGGAAAATCGGTACCTTCATAAAGCTTGTCAGGAGATGGAAGCATTAAGTGTTCTAAAATTCCCTGCTGGATGACTTTATAAAACGTAGTGGACCAACGCCATTTCAGGCGAAATGACACTCCAAATCATTACAAATTGTGGAAACTTCACAGTAGACTTCAAACACCTTGGGTTCTGTTCCTCTCCACTCTCCCTCCAGACTCTAGGATTGATtccaaattaaatgaaaaaaggaCTTTCATCTGAAAAGAGCCCTTTTCACCACTGAGCAACTTTGGTTCACTGTATTTACCTTAATGCTCTTTTACATATATCTAGAATTGCACATAGAACTTACATATTTCCCTCTGTAGCGTGCTGGCCTTCTTTAAACGCacgtgttttattttgtgccaGTACTGCCACCAAATTCCTTCTATATGTTCGCATTCTAGGCtaataaagctgattctgattgttCAGCCCCAACACTACGCTCAAAATGGACCTGTACAATATGATTTTCCTGATCTAACTGCTGTTGTGGTAAATTGGTAGCAGGTATATAATGCTAATACTGCTACTGCTGACCTTGTGGTGCTTGTGGAAGGGAGCTGCTGCCATTCTGGGTGGATCTCCTCTTACTGAGACGCTGGATGAGCAGGTAGGTCACCACAGTCGCAGCCAGCAGGTACCAGCCATACTGGCTCAGGAACTCCCctactgtgtgtgtgaaagagagagacagacagagagagaagtgAGCAAACACAAGTAAGAAAATAtaacttaaccctcctgttgtgttTCGGGTCAAACtgatccattttaaagtttaaagagcaggaaaaaaaattgtcaaaagtatttttcagttggggctgcacagtagagtagtggttagcactctggccttgcagcaagaagatccctggttcaagtcccagcctgagcctgggatctttctgcatggagtttgcatgttctccctgtgcatgcgtgggttttctcagggcactccggcttcctcccacagtccaaaaacatgcagaggttaactgattactctaaattgtccgttggtgtgaatgcgagcgagtgtgattgtttgtctgtatatgtagccctgcgacagactggcgacctgacctgtcggctgggataggctccagcaccccccatgaccctagtgaggataaagcggtgtatagagaatggatagatggatgtgATTTTTCAGTTGGAAACTTCTTGGTTGAATAAGTGCATTTAACATACAAATTGAAAATGGCTCATCTCACTTGTTTTTGGTTCAGAAACAGTGCTTAAACAAAGTATATTTTCAATACAAATCTTCACTTGTCTTGATTTTAAGTCAGCAGGTCAATCTGACCCTGAACAGTAGAGGTGTCTCGTGTTACTTTATCATGActccataaaaagaaaaagaaaaatgtcatgtaaaactattgtattttatgtaGGCCTTTCcgatgcacatttttaaaaaaatgttttaacatgcatttttttatgaaaaataagTGAATTATCGTCACCTAAAGAATACCACTGCACTAAATATAGACTGAAATGTTTAGTAATAGAGTTAACAATAAGATATCAACAATGTTTATTGGTAGGTTTtggtttctgtcatttctggaTAATTAAACACAACACGGGAACATCATTTCTGTTCCTGAGAGTCGAATATCACAGGAAGGCTAAATTCACTGTTAAGTTACAAGTATATGTTGCTAAATGACACGTTGAAGACTTCACTCTCAAGAATGAAAGCAGAAATTTAACACTGCTGCCACTACTACagctaataaaaataatgtttctatAGTTACTTAGCATTGATTTTTAGAATGTATTGTAAATAGTTTTGGTTCGTTAAGGGTGAGTGAACCTTCATTTTAACATCTTAACCATTATCTACCTTCAAATGGCAAGACAAGCTACACCGGAAATACGTTGAAGTCTCAACTGTATTTCAGAAGTCTCTCGAACTAACACTGAGTCGTGGTTCTACGTCTTTTAAGATGTTCTTctatttaaaattgaaataacgTAATATCTGACACTGAGTAATTGTTTCGTGTGAAGTTACCAGTGAGAGCTAGGGAAGTCACATCCGGGTGAGAGACAGGCACCTTCTCCACATGATAAGGCGAGCCGTCGTCATTAACGTCCTCGATCTCTACATCATCCATTTTAAATGCTCGTTATCGAGTTAAGGCACGAAGAATTATTGAGTACCGAACTGGGTAGCCGACGGTATCGCTCTGTCAGTTACTTGTTGTGATGTAGACGCCTCCTCGTGTCCGCCATCTTTGCTCGGCCTGGCCAGCTGGACCGTAATCAGAACTAAGGATGACGTGTAGGCGATGCGTCAACACGGCCGCCATATTGGTAGATGGAAGCCACGCCCCATACTGAATGTGTTTGGCTGCACTGGGTCATTCCAGGACAGGAGgccatttgggcttcaaaatgatTGATAAATAAACTTTGTCTTTTACAATTATCTGCTCCTTaatcatcaataataggtaaaaactatcaaaggcttgactgGCTCAGCTTACAAATAAATGGAACCATTTTTATTATACGTTTtatttgctaaccctactctaatcacagtaaaaaCGTTGCTAAAAAATGCTCATGTTAACTtcttctcaggagtagaagctagatatttagcaagctgttgctgctgaccaagaggacaaacgtactgatgaaaacaagaaaagaaacaaatagaATTTGtattatcctgataatatgcataacatgGCTGCATGAGGTAAAGTGAGACAATCAAGGTTGATAATATTAAGAAAATATGAACATAGCTTTACTCtgcccattctttaggaaaactgacGTTATTCAAACGCATCATGCGATTCACTGctttcttctaccagctaaaaaggttatgcttaCAGGATTGAGTGCATGTTGTGACacattccatgcataataatcaTTCTTTAAAGTATTATGTTAATGCATGTATTGAAGCTTGTCAGTGAAATATCCCTCACTAAATTAGTAGATTTAAGAAAATGTTAATCTGATGCTGGGTACAATTAATGATACAGAACATTAACCACAAAGAGCCTTTTAATTGTAAACGCAGCTGTCTTTACATCATTTCATCCAAAGCTGTAAAATTGCAGAAACAATGCATCTAAACatgattttgttcatttgtttcgTGGAGAGTGCATGGAGTTGAATACGATCTAAATATAATGCTGTGGTGTGTTGCAGCGTGGGATAGAGGAAGTATATTTAGGGTATCCAATTAATGGTACAAActagtaaaaaaagaaaaacaggaaacactaCACAACACTGCTACTGAACTCAAATATCATTTATAGGTTTAGGGCTTTGTGATTTGTGCAGACTTACCTGACtagtttctgcagcagctcagctgaTTCTGGAATAATACCAAAGGAAAAGAGAAACTGGGAGATGTGAGTGAATGAGAAAAACAGCGTCAACCTAAAATAGGCCAGGAAGTTTGGAAATAGAATTCTaagctgtgggaggaagccagagaagcCGATGAAAAccgcacagggaaaacatggaaattccatacagaaagatcgtGTGCTGAGATTCAAAGCCAGGACCATCTAGCCATGTGGAGACCATGCTAATCACTGCAGCACCAACTTAAAGCCAGCTTCTGCACTTAAAGCAATGGTTCTCAACccagttcctcaggacccactatcctgcatgttttagatgtttccctcttccaacacacctgattcaaatgatcaggctcgttatcaggctgatcatttgaatttgaatcaggtgtgttggaagaaggaaacatctaaaacatgcaagatcgtggccctccaggaacggagtttgacacccctgttttagatgcttccctgctccaacacacctgactcaaatgatcagctcatcatcaggcttctgcagaggcttgatgacgagctgatcatttgaatcaggtgtgttggagcagg
This genomic interval from Acanthochromis polyacanthus isolate Apoly-LR-REF ecotype Palm Island chromosome 2, KAUST_Apoly_ChrSc, whole genome shotgun sequence contains the following:
- the selenos gene encoding selenoprotein S — protein: MDDVEIEDVNDDGSPYHVEKVPVSHPDVTSLALTVGEFLSQYGWYLLAATVVTYLLIQRLSKRRSTQNGSSSLPQAPQDAAFVARRQEAMEAARRKMQEELDAKAAIFRDKQKQQEEEKRRQKIEVWESMQQGKSYKGTAKLSQTTEEASSSSRLKPKTDKKPLRSADYNPLTGQGGGSCSWRPGRRGPSSGG